A segment of the Lycium ferocissimum isolate CSIRO_LF1 chromosome 10, AGI_CSIRO_Lferr_CH_V1, whole genome shotgun sequence genome:
tgaTTTTAGCTTATGCATGCCTTGCCCCTTAAGGAATTACTTACTCCTAGAaaattaggagtgtttttactaacttatccctaattaaatttttcctctttttaagTTATCTTTTTCCTAGAAAagttatttaatgattcttgattatgttaataagggtaattttggaagaacaagatcaattttttcttgaaatcttaaagcaccacttattttgaaacaaaatgaaaagccgAAAACACCATTTTTATCtggaaacggagggagtagatcacaacttcttgaatttctaaaaTGCAGACATAATTACTTTTCTTATCTAACACCCTTTTAATTGGAAAAAAGGTGTACTCTATTTGTGAATTACACGTGGGAAAATTTTGAGTCCAAGCAAAAGAATGCATTACCAACAACGCTGCCTCAATCCCGAACAAAAATTCAAAGGATGCATTACcatttgtgaagaaaaagagaagcgTCACTCTTGCAAATCCACTAGCACCAGTAGTTTGCAACCTTAGGATGGAATGATTCAGCTAATGTTAGAAGtcactttcccttttttattgaaagaaaggataagggGTAGGAATACACTTTTTTAGGTCTTTCCTCTACTAAAGTAGTCGGCCTGACTTTAGGCCCTAATCAAATTTTTCTCTCTCACTCctatgtacttttttttttacttcatcCATACTTTTTGACTTTTTATGAAGCGTGAGGCAAACGGCGCAAGCTAAGGTCCCTAAGCAATCACTTAGTGGAAAATGAAGTGATGGAGCGATGACATCCAGGATGTGGCTTGGAAGTAACCATCCTTTGAAGAAAGCCTAATCTGATTTCATAAGTTCAAGAGGGGAATGTATTAGAATAAAGATAAAACTTTGATAAATGTTCACTAGTATAGGAAGAAATCTTGTTTTGCACGATAATGGTGCAAATTTCCGATCATTAATACATAGAGGCCAATAAGCATATATTGCATTTGTATGAAAATGGGATCCCCAACGACCAGAGACAAGATTCATATGAGAAAATATAAGTAAACGGGCATGTACTTGAGCCACCGAGGATATAGGTACATGAACAACCATTTGATCTCCATCAATATCGGCATTGAATTCCTTAAAAACTAATGGAGGTAAGCAAATAACGCGCCCATGATTAAGATACTAATCTGGATACTCCTATAATCTACAGTCATATATTAGAATTTGGTTTACCAAATAAGTAAACCTTCATAGGGTGCAAAAATATATCCATTTCCATATACTCAGATGTACATGAGCACCAAAACTAGCAAACTAGATTTGTTAACCTGAACTCTTCAGACGGACAGAACGTCGAGTCACCCTCGTACTTTGAGATGATTCAGGCTCGAGAGTATCAGAATCAATACCTGCACGGGTCCTCGGCCTTTTTCTTGTTGAGGGAGATGATTCAGGCTCGAGAGTATCAGAATCAATACCTGCACGGGTCCTCGGCCTTTTTCTTGTTGAGGGTTCACGCGGCTGCTGACTCTCAGGAGGAACAGATGCATCCTCGTCTTCATCCAGAGCTTCTACTTTTGCAATGTTATAATGCCACGCTGTCCCACACCCAGGACAAACTTTTTCAGCCTGCAAATTACGGTTTCAACATTAATTTAGTTCATCAATCGCCTATATAAATGAGATTATTTTGTCTTCATCTACTTTCTGGCGTTTTTCCGAGTGGAATAATAGATTGGTCGGATTTCTCACTTTTATATAATTCACTTATGTGGCTTACTTGATTGCCCCTACGTCAGGCAAATTTgattaataattttaatgtgTGTACCGCTGATAATCTTATTTCTTCCAACGGAAACGGGGTCCACATTcttctaattctacatttaggACTCAACTTGTATCAAGGACACTACTAGGAATTCAACCATTAATACGATTCAACGCCAACAATTGGAACAAAAATATCATTCAATTAGTCGACGCTAAAAAAAGAAGCAAGATTCAGTCATTGAGTGACAAATGggaaatttatgaaagttacaaTAGGAAAGAAAAGAATACCCTGCTTTTGGAGAACTTCATCCTCAGACAGTACATATGGATACGAACATTACAGCCTTCGTTTTGGCAAAGCTCAGCCTGGTCAAATAATAATACCACCATGAGTTGGATAATCTAGCAGCCATATAGTTTTCATAGGCACATGCATTATCAAACCACAATACAGTAAGTGGGAAGACTATTTGAGTTTTCAGCTAAAAATGGCAATAAAAATGctccaatttgaaggacaaaactCGTGCTATAGCGATCATGGAGTTAAAGAGAAGAACAGACCTTCACTGCAGCTTCATTGCAAACTTCACATGGAGGAATCTCGTTACTGCGAAACCAACTTCTAAGATCAAGAAATGAACGCACTCCTAACCCTATTTTACCATCTGTTAGAGAAAGCCAGCGGTCCCTCTCAAGTTCCTCAAGGGTCTTTTCCTTTTGAGACATCGAGAAATTCCTAAATGCTGCAGGAATATGCGTTGAACCTGCCTGAGATTGGGATTCTGTTCCAGCTAGAAACTGTTGATCAAATAAAATTCCCAGCAAAGTAATAAGGACTATAGCAAAGAAAAGTTCTGATCTAATAGCAACCAAATTTACAAAATTCATACATAGATTTCTTTTATATTCAGAACCACATCCTGCCATCCTACCATTTTTAGTTGATATTCTATGAAAAGGCACTTCATAGGTACTACATCCTGGTCAATGAATAAGCATACAAGCCTTGGCCCCAACAAGACGTGGgtttaatagcctgtttggccaagcctctgcctattttgaaaagtgttttttgcCATAAGTGCTTTTCggaaaagtacttttggaaagtagcagtttgtgtttgactaatcaatttgaaaagcaTGTCTGCCAATATTAGAGCAGTACTTTGTGCTTGACTAATGTTTCAAAAGTGCTTCTTGAGAAAAGCTACTTTAAGATTCTGAGAAACAGCTCctactactactcaaaaacactcGTCTTTTCCTAAAAGCTTGTCCAAACACCTCAACtttctaaaataagcacttttggcttctaaaaagcttggccaaacaggctataagtccCATTCCCTATACTAACTGATTGACAAAAAGTAAACTTTCTATATTATAGTCCACTCCTATCatcaaaaaagagaaataaacaAATACACAGGAGGATTGGGTAGTTAAAATATATAGTTACACTGCACATATTGATAAAGTGACACAAGACAACTCAAAAGCCTCAATTTGAACTATGCAGAGACAGGCGACCTCCGAAATGAGTAAGAACATGATTTGCAGCCATGGAGTTGATACTTTGCATACCATTCCCTGAATACTTTATTTTACACAGTTTTCCAGCTAGACACTTCATATGAATATAAAGGCAACAGCAAGCAAGGGAATCAACACGAATATAAAACAAACATCATTCAAAGGCATAAATATCTGCCTTCTTAAGCTTTGTCTTTTTATATAGCTGTTCTTTCACCTGTAAGTGATGGATGTATCAAAtttatatactccataaaaAATCTGTGTCAGTGAGAAAATCAGACATGCCAAATTACAAGCATGAATAACTCAAGCTATATTGACCTTGGCTAGAGAAGGAAAGTGGCCAATAGCGAACAACAGTATATCTTCCAAACCATAATTTAACATTTAGCTAATAACTCACAGGAAGATAGCAGCAAGATAAATACTAGTATAAACAATGGAACTGACAGGAGCCATATATATTCATTTATTGTTAGGAAGCAAGAAAACCTGATTTTCGAGCCGTATGTTCAGTGCATCAATAGTCGAAATAAAGCCTTGAGCTGCCGCATCTTGAACAATTGCTTCAATCTGCACTTACACAATGACCACATaactcattttaaaaaaaaattatgtcaaaaagaaaaaggaaaatcttAATCTCATAATGGAATTACTAGAAACAACGCTAAATATCTTCGTATATTcacatttattttgtttaagaAACACAAACCAGTCTTAGCTAAAAACATTATACAATGGAAGCAAATCATTAGGATTAAGGCTCAGTTATTGTTACAGATTAGGTCCAACATTTGCCAggattcattttatttttgttaagaGGATTTTATGTCCATGTTGGGATAAGTGTGAAACTAAGAGAACCTTTAATTGTAAAGAACCCCTAagttacctcaaaattcaatttaCTCAATATTTGAATGAAATCAGCCTGAATAGAGCACAATggatacagatgagtagaagattcACATAGTAGATCCCAACTAGTTTAGGATTGAGACTTAGTAGATTGATTGAGAAAACATCAATTACCGGAGCCatctaatttatttattaaattcttCCCCCTATAACGTTTAGTGAGTTTAAATTCGTTATAAGAAGTGAAGCAAGATTAGAACGAAGTAAAGGAAGCCCACCAAACCATTTCCGCTAATAACATTTTGAGCTGGTATGAAGTAAATCAGCAACCAACTCCAGCTTCTGAAAATCTTCAATTAAAATGGGGACTGCTCaataataatttgtatatacAATTCAGATAGCTAGATTGTATAAGTCAGCTCCAAAATACTCTAATTTAAGTGAACCTAGTGGCTAGTACTATTCTTCCCAGAAGGCAGATGAGTTCATGTTTCTACTATCACTTGAACAGAACGCTAGTGTCAGCTGCTCCATTCCCTTATCAGATTCATCACATAAGCATCAGCTGCTCTATTCCCATATCGAATTCATTACATAACTTGCAGGATTATAATATAAGCAATTTATTACTATGAAGCTTAAGCACGAAGTTCTATTTTTTAGAAGGCTAACAACATGTAGAGGCCCCTGGATATTCTAATCATTACTAGATATTCTTTCTAGCTCAGACTTGGAAGGGGAAAAAAGTAACAGCTTTTGCTCCTTTTCATGGAACTGCTAGCTAAAAATTTGCAGCAAAGCCCCCTGTTccccttcttcctttttccgTCATCTTTGAGGTAAGTTAAGGAGCTAAAAAGTTATTCCCAGCCCTTGCAGAAATCGCCAAACGGAaatacaaatacataatgatCTGAGCATTCAAAAGAGAAAAGTAACATTaggcaatttttatttttttttaatattcagtGCAACCCAATTAGTTCTTATTCTCTACCAAAGGTTTTCCTTTTACATTCTACCTTTGAGGAACTGAATATTTAGTTCAAAGTTTGGATTGCCTTAatagaaaaaggggaaaaaaactCACAATGCCTTTATAGAAAGCAATCTGAGGAACTGAATATTTAGTTCCAAGTTTGGATTGCTCATCTGATACATTGTTGACAACACCATAGTGCACATTTCCATCATACTGGTTTCTACATGCCCGTAGCTCAAGCTGCACAAAAGCGAGCTCCTCGTTTATCTTTCTCAGGTATTCATTCAATAGTGACTGATGATTACCtgaaatatagacataaatTAGTATcagaaacaaatatttttttcacagttaccaaacaagaaatcatattaacaTGCTAACTAGAGATCTAAACATATTGATGCTACTTAAatccaaagaaaaagaataacaaAATACAGATAAAATCAGAATCATTAAACACTTGATTCTTGCGTCTGGAACCAAACAGGGAAAAGGCAAATTAACTAAAACTCAAAAGGACTTTGACCCTTGCTCCTTAAAGCACACTAGTTAGTCCTATAGATTCAAAGCAAGTACAAATAGAAACTAAAATTTACATAAATATTTTCGAGAACAAGCAATATGGATTTAGTAAGCTAAAACTTTCAGTAACCAATCAAAAGTTATAATTTCTTTCAGGGTCCTTGGAATTGAAACTGAACTCGTTGTACCAATAAAAAATTCTAGCAACAATGCACAAGATTCTATCAAAAAATTTACGGCATAAATATTACTACTAGTAACTTCGTAATAAGGTCAGTATTTGCAAAATATCCTGCCATAAAACTCGCTTGAGtagcaaaagaaaaagggatTGACTAAAATCACATCCCTTTTCTCCACAGACCAACGaacaatttccttttttttttttttttggcattaaGACGGGAAATTCcataacaatttaatttttcttaaaaacgTAACTATCCCTTAACAACTAGAAAAGGAAATTTGTATAAGATTTGTAATTGGGCCCTTGAAATTGATACTGAAACGCAAGTATCTAAAAGAAAAGGTCAGCAACAACAGAGAAAATTTTACTATAAAACACTTGCCCTTTGTTCAAGTAATAGTAGAATTTAGAATAAAACTGGAAATTTCGTAACAAAGTAAAAAGGTATAATACATAATTAGACATCTTAACTTGACCTCAACTGGCAACTAAACAGTCCAACTTTGAGAATGcacatctagacacctcaactcATCCCCACTGTGTCTAGTGGACACCGGACGCTAATGTGGCACATAAACTTTaggaggtgtctagatgatcattttgtaagttggagtgttcaattGAAACAGTGGGGACGACTTGAGGTGTCTAGATATGTATTCtcaaagttggagtgttcagTAGCCAGTAGTGGCCAAGTTTAAGTGTCTATGTATTACGCCAAGCAAAAAGCCAATACAAATGACTAAACAAGTAAGAATAAACACTGGAAATAAGATCCATACAAGGATGAAAATAACTAAACTTGTAATTAGGTCCTCGAAATCGACACTTCAGTTGACGAAAAGaattgaaatttggaaaaagaattgAAGAGAACCCCCGGAAATTATGTAACGAAGAAAAAAATCCATACAAGGATGAGAATAACTAAACTTGAATTGGGTACTTGAAATtaaactaaaatatcaaaaactGATAAACTTTGATGGAAAAAAagtgtaacaacaacaacaacaacaacataccaggGAGGGtaagtgtaatctcacaagtgcgGTATAGAAATGTAACCGATGTAGAAAGATGGCAAAAAAGCGTtgtaaatgaaagaaaaaaaaagggcatttaCCCGGAACTTCTATTAAGCTCCATacaatgatgaaaatgactaaaCTAGTAATTGGGTCCTTAAAACTAAACTAAAATACCATAAACTGATAGCATTTGTTggccaaaaaatttttttttttttttttttggcaatatcGTAAACAAGTAGAATCCcaataaaatgatgaaaatgactaaaCTTGTAATTGGGACCTCGAAATTAAACTAAAATACAATAAACTCATAGTATTtgttggtgaaaaaaaaaattgaaaaaaaaaaaactgggaATTTGCCGGTAACTTCAATTAAATCCATACAATGTTAAAAATCACTAAACTTGTAATTGGGTCCTTGTATTTAAACTAAAATACCATAAACTAATACTGTAGTATTTTTTACCCACAAAAAATGGGAATTTGCCAGTAAATTCAATTAAATccatacaataataaaaatcacTAAACATGTAATTGGGTCCTTGAGATTAAACTAAAATACCATaaactaataatattttttagcaaaaaaaaaaaaaaaaaaagtggagaaAAAAATACCTGGGGATTTGCACTATTTTCTTTATGTTAACATTTAAGTTTGAAATGGGTACTCAGAATTAAACTAAACTaacaaatttctccacaaatcaacccaaaaaaaaaaaagtgaaattgaaaaacaaaatgaagaaagaaaaaaaaataaacctgTGGATTTGCCAGTGATTTTGTTGAAAAGAGATTGAAAATCTTTATCTTTAAGTGGGCCTTTAGAGAGAAGAGCTTGAATTAATGTATGGTGTCTCCATGAAAGTGTCACCATTGcaattgaatttgaattttgcaGTGAAGAAAGGGAGTTTTGCTTAACCcttaagggaaaaaagaaacaaaaagaagtgatacttttctataaatagaaaataatggTGGCGGGAAAAAGATCCTTCCATGGGAAGATTTAGAAAGGGGTTTagatgggcttattttaagtgattttaaattttttcgtcAAAAGTCAAAAGTTCGAATTCCTaatttatgatttatgagttataagtcaaaagtcataagttTA
Coding sequences within it:
- the LOC132032740 gene encoding uncharacterized protein LOC132032740 isoform X1 — protein: MVTLSWRHHTLIQALLSKGPLKDKDFQSLFNKITGKSTGNHQSLLNEYLRKINEELAFVQLELRACRNQYDGNVHYGVVNNVSDEQSKLGTKYSVPQIAFYKGIIEAIVQDAAAQGFISTIDALNIRLENQFLAGTESQSQAGSTHIPAAFRNFSMSQKEKTLEELERDRWLSLTDGKIGLGVRSFLDLRSWFRSNEIPPCEVCNEAAVKAELCQNEGCNVRIHMYCLRMKFSKSRAEKVCPGCGTAWHYNIAKVEALDEDEDASVPPESQQPREPSTRKRPRTRAGIDSDTLEPESSPSTRKRPRTRAGIDSDTLEPESSQSTRVTRRSVRLKSSG
- the LOC132032740 gene encoding uncharacterized protein LOC132032740 isoform X2 — encoded protein: MVTLSWRHHTLIQALLSKGPLKDKDFQSLFNKITGKSTGNHQSLLNEYLRKINEELAFVQLELRACRNQYDGNVHYGVVNNVSDEQSKLGTKYSVPQIAFYKGIIEAIVQDAAAQGFISTIDALNIRLENQFLAGTESQSQAGSTHIPAAFRNFSMSQKEKTLEELERDRWLSLTDGKIGLGVRSFLDLRSWFRSNEIPPCEVCNEAAVKAELCQNEGCNVRIHMYCLRMKFSKSRAEKVCPGCGTAWHYNIAKVEALDEDEDASVPPESQQPREPSTRKRPRTRAGIDSDTLEPESSQSTRVTRRSVRLKSSG